One Polynucleobacter sp. SHI8 genomic window, AGTACTGTTACAGCAGATTTTTGAATTTGTGTTTTCTCAATTCCTTTATGGAGATCCAACATCAAAAAGCGGATACCAGCACAAAAGTGATGTAAAAAAGCCCAAATTAAGGCGAGTAAAAATAATTTAACGAGGGGATGACCAACGACTTCGGAGAAGGTAATGAAACTGAGCTCAGAAGTCAGGCTCTTATCAAAAAGATAAAGAATAAATGGCAGGGATAAAAAAAGTAAAGCACCGCTAGCGCGATGCATAATTGATACTTTTCCTGACCAAGGTAATTTATAGGAAGTTAAGATTTGCCCGTATCCAATATTTTTGAATTCGCGGCGAGCTCGCTTGGGGCTCGTATCGACAGTTTCAGACATGATGTTCCTTTTAATTGTATGCGCTGTATAAAACTTCTAATTACTATTTTAATTTTTACAACTTTATATGTAAATTTAATTTACATATAAAGTTGTATAACGTAATTTTGTCATATCCTGAGATTTCTTGAATTATTTTTTAAAAACTTGAGTTTTTTTATCAATTACCAATCAACTAATTTGGTTGAAATAGTGATGTTCCGTAGTGATATATTGAGCCTGACGAACTTCAACTGGCTTATCACCGTATGTGTAGGCAACCCGAAAAATATCTAATACAGGAACAAACGGTTCAATTTTTAAATATTCCGAGGCCAAATTACTGGGCAATACTGCTCGAATACGCTCATTAGCATGGGTCATATGAACACCAAAATGACTTTCAAATAAGCCATACATCGAACCCGTCCAGCTCTCCAAGAGTTCAAGTGTTAAATCGCCAAATAGTGGGCAAGGTAACCAAATGTCTTCGAAAACAATTGGTTTGTCATTAAAACTCATTAACCGACGAATATG contains:
- the sdhC gene encoding succinate dehydrogenase, cytochrome b556 subunit produces the protein MSETVDTSPKRARREFKNIGYGQILTSYKLPWSGKVSIMHRASGALLFLSLPFILYLFDKSLTSELSFITFSEVVGHPLVKLFLLALIWAFLHHFCAGIRFLMLDLHKGIEKTQIQKSAVTVLAVSLSLTAVLGAKLFNLF